From Medicago truncatula cultivar Jemalong A17 chromosome 7, MtrunA17r5.0-ANR, whole genome shotgun sequence, a single genomic window includes:
- the LOC25499578 gene encoding U1 small nuclear ribonucleoprotein C, with protein sequence MPRYYCDYCDTYLTHDSPSVRKQHNSGYKHKANVRQYYLQFEEQQTQSLIDQRIKEHLGQAAAFQQVGVAFNPMMAQRPSMPILPPPRLPIPGSVPGFGGQQLFPGMRPMMMPRPGPIAPGGYYSAPGMPPTLPPPGAPLVPGQTNTLPRPPTLPPPPMVPGNTAAPASNGAPPMVSSATYPANSSAPSTGGYESYNANAQPPSTGGYESYNANTQPPEGNN encoded by the exons ATGCCTCG CTATTACTGTGACTACTGCGATACCTACTTGACCCACGATTCT CCATCTGTAAGAAAGCAACATAATTCAGGTTACAAACACAAG GCAAATGTGAGGCAATACTACCTGCAATTTGAAGAGCAACAAACCCAAAGTTTAATTGATCAAAGGATTAAGGAACATCTCGGGCAAGCTGCAGCATTTCAGCAAGTTGGTGTAGCTTTTAATCCCATGATGGCTCAAAGGCCTTCTATGCCCATCTTGCCACCACCAAGGTTGCCAATTCCTGGAAGTGTTCCAGGCTTTGGTGGACAACAACTTTTCCCAGGGATGAGACCTATGATGATGCCTAGGCCAGGTCCTATTGCACCAG GAGGATATTATTCTGCACCTGGCATGCCACCAACTTTACCTCCACCTGGTGCTCCCTTAGTACCTGGTCAAACAAATACCCTTCCTAGGCCGCCGACACTACCTCCACCACCGATGGTTCCTGGAAACACTGCAGCACCAGCCTCCAATGGTGCTCCCCCCATGGTTTCATCAGCAACATATCCAGCCAATTCATCAGCACCGTCAACCGGAGGCTATGAAAGTTACAATGCCAACGCTCAACCACCATCAACCGGAGGCTATGAAAGTTACAATGCCAACACTCAACCACCTGAGGGAAATAACTAA
- the LOC25499579 gene encoding uncharacterized protein isoform X1: MANTQPSSAPSGDEVNDTNGNENYHETELFEDTLVIDDKFTETGLEILDLNNTEIVEDSEPVEDMITGTACEYETEVVLDSEDEEMNNTGKLTVGERFLQAKSSPAVNNSSVLFKKRLPKLPCEQDNSKSNATTCGKTGTGDKGASNDAESFDDNNHQYPPAMSYDAHSPTVAALGFVDQYLSSIDVDLFQGFQNGKIAMEKSPQVSSARGSISLAKKVKAQTQNEDKDPFKWADKDQNLKEAGIFCKKLEASFNFGSHGLTYKRRKQQKGSRLQNQGKCSASNGCDENQGNYSDENLVQEPTMAIDNNNSLKELYVESRAARDDVDIYSSVAGTEDMSDIGLDTQIAAEAMGALANLSPVGFHFSDAHQPKNMFDASLSDLKQAHKENSSFKENHGSHSIALKSNKRNVSSCRFSKVTSKSSSEQTYNQDSNLVSGKMKKIMGSKSTIEGQFKNNTSSSVCSESVSHKEVCLLEEDISFQPASKEPKIQNKSRWTRMTHQPSHPIEKNNNVEEDIIRYKRKGKCLVADPVVSDVKTKRLNLSTTSYGVARKSSLNHQIEFSPQISVTSSFSKIDSWACPKGPRGKRKRANAPRVLGIDDKENNVYSTRSLEGRNAVRKSRLLPVSAGDAIKFENLHDMRPLLLAHVEILSNKSVVQSSSEISASVGPSEGIKISNANHTCNEHRKKACEKNLPKSSLLKELIRLGVPKSTSEMMSKDLRHRRDMTNVRVLFSQHLDDNVLKQQQKILARLNISTASSSMEATHFIADKFTRTKNMLEAMALGNLVLTHSWLESCGQANFLIDEKNYILRDMKKEKEIGFSMPVSLARARQKPLLKGKRVYITPHIKPNKEVVASLVTAVHGQLVDENQIFADKNDNILDDLLILSCEEDFAICRHFLKRGAAVYSSELVLNGIIIQKLELERHKLFVNKLSRCNWFGKVYRKRLSPLS; the protein is encoded by the exons ATGGCAAACACTCAACCTTCATCTGCACCTTCTG GAGATGAAGTTAATGATACAAATGGAAATGAGAACTATCATGAAACTGAGCTTTTTGAGGACACCTTAGTGATTGATGATAAATTCACCGAAACTGGGTTGGAAATTCTCGATCTGAATAATACTGAGATTGTAGAGGATTCAGAGCCTGTAGAGGATATGATAACTGGTACAGCATGTGAGTATGAGACAGAAGTGGTGCTTGATAGCGAGGACGAAGAAATGAATAATACAGGCAAATTGACAGTTGGTGAAAGATTTCTTCAGGCTAAAAGTAGTCCAGCGGTGAACAATTCTTCGGTGCTCTTCAAGAAGAGATTGCCTAAGCTACCGTGTGAGCAAGATAACTCAAAATCAAATGCCACAACTTGTGGGAAAACTGGTACTG GTGACAAAGGAGCTTCAAATGATGCTGAGAGCTTTGATGACAACAACCATCAATATCCACCTGCTATGTCATATGATGCTCACTCACCAACCGTAGCTGCACTAGGTTTCGTGGATCAGTACTTGTCATCAATAGATGTGGATCTATTTCAAGGATTTCAAAATGGAAAGATTGCTATGGAGAAGTCACCTCAAGTCTCGAGTGCGAGAGGATCGATTAGTCTGGCTAAGAAAGTTAAAGCTCAAACGCAAAATGAAGATAAAGACCCATTCAAATGGGCTGACaaggatcaaaatttaaaagaagCTGGTATTTTCTGTAAAAAACTTGAAGCATCTTTCAATTTTGGAAGCCATGGACTGACGTATAAGAGAAGAAAACAGCAAAAAGGTAGTCGTCTTCAGAACCAAGGAAAATGTAGTGCAAGTAATGGATGTGATGAGAACCAAGGAAACTATAGTGATGAGAATTTAGTCCAAGAACCAACAATGGCAATTGACAATAATAACTCTCTCAAAGAGTTGTATGTTGAGTCGCGTGCCGCAAGAGACGATGTTGATATTTATTCTAGTGTAGCAGGTACAGAAGACATGTCTGATATTGGCTTAGACACTCAAATAGCTGCTGAAGCTATGGGTGCTTTAGCCAATCTGTCCCCTGTCGGCTTTCATTTCAGTGATGCTCACCAACCAAAGAACATGTTTGATGCATCTTTGAGTGATTTAAAACAAGCTCATAAGGAAAATTCTTCATTTAAAGAGAATCATGGTTCACATTCTATTGCACTAAAATCCAACAAGCGAAATGTATCTTCCTGTAGGTTCAGCAAAGTAACTTCTAAGTCCTCTAGCGAGCAAACTTACAATCAAGACTCAAATCTTGTCTCagggaaaatgaaaaaaataatgggAAGTAAGTCAACTATTGAAGGGCAGTTCAAAAATAATACCAGTTCATCAGTATGCAGTGAAAGTGTATCACATAAAGAGGTTTGCTTACTAGAAGAGGATATAAGTTTTCAACCTGCTTCCAAAGAGCCCAAAATCCAGAATAAGAGCAGATGGACAAGAATGACACATCAACCAAGCCATCCTATAGAGAAGAACAATAATGTTGAAGAGGATATAATTAGATATAAGAGGAAGGGAAAGTGTTTAGTGGCAGATCCAGTGGTGTCAGACGTTAAGACTAAACGTCTTAATTTATCTACTACCTCATATGGAGTGGCTAGGAAGAGCAGTTTGAACCACCAGATTGAATTTAGTCCGCAGATATCAGTTACAAGCAGTTTTTCAAAGATTGATTCTTGGGCTTGTCCAAAAGGACCAAGAGGTAAAAGAAAGCGAGCTAATGCCCCAAGAGTTTTGGGTATTGATGATAAAGAAAACAATGTCTATTCCACTAGAAGTTTAGAGGGCCGAAATGCTGTGCGTAAATCTCGTCTTCTCCCAGTTTCAGCTGGTGATgctataaaatttgaaaacctGCATGATATGCGTCCCTTGTTGCTGGCACATGTTGAAATATTATCAAACAAGAGTGTTGTACAATCGAGTTCAGAAATTTCCGCTTCAGTTGGTCCAAGTGAAggcataaaaatttcaaatgctAACCACACATGCAATGAGCACCGCAAAAAAGCATGTGAGAAAAACCTGCCAAAGTCTTCACTTTTGAAGGAACTTATCAGATTAGGTGTTCCCAAATCCACATCAGAAATGATGAGTAAAGATTTGAGACATCGAAGAGATATGACAAATGTTCGAGTTCTGTTTAGTCAACATTTGGATGACAATGTCCTCAAGCAGCAACAGAAG ATCTTGGCGCGTCTTAATATATCTACTGCATCAAGCTCAATGGAAGCCACTCATTTCATAGCAGACAAGTTTACACGTACAAAGAATATGCTGGAAGCAATGGCTCTTGGTAACTTAGTATTGACACACTCATGGCTTGAGAGTTGTGGACAAGCCAACTTTTTGATTGatgagaaaaattatattttgagggatatgaaaaaggaaaaggaaatagGCTTTAGCATGCCAGTTTCTCTTGCTCGAGCAAGACAAAAGCCACTCCTGAAG GGTAAACGAGTCTACATAACACCACACATCAAACCTAATAAGGAAGTGGTTGCAAGCTTGGTTACCGCTGTTCATGGTCAG CTAGTGGATGAAAATCAGATATTTGCAGACAAGAATGATAATATCTTAGATGATCTATTGATTCTTTCTTGTGAAGAAGACTTTGCAATATGCCGCCATTTCCTTAAGAGAG GAGCTGCTGTTTACAGTTCGGAGCTTGTTCTGAATGGAATTATTATCCAGAAATTGGAACTCGAGAG GCATAAACTGTTCGTGAATAAACTCAGTAGATGTAATTGGTTTGGGAAGGTTTACAGAAAGCGTTTGAGTCCTTTATCTTGA
- the LOC25499579 gene encoding uncharacterized protein isoform X2 → MANTQPSSAPSGDEVNDTNGNENYHETELFEDTLVIDDKFTETGLEILDLNNTEIVEDSEPVEDMITGTACEYETEVVLDSEDEEMNNTGKLTVGERFLQAKSSPAVNNSSVLFKKRLPKLPCEQDNSKSNATTCGKTGTGDKGASNDAESFDDNNHQYPPAMSYDAHSPTVAALGFVDQYLSSIDVDLFQGFQNGKIAMEKSPQVSSARGSISLAKKVKAQTQNEDKDPFKWADKDQNLKEAGIFCKKLEASFNFGSHGLTYKRRKQQKGSRLQNQGKCSASNGCDENQGNYSDENLVQEPTMAIDNNNSLKELYVESRAARDDVDIYSSVAGTEDMSDIGLDTQIAAEAMGALANLSPVGFHFSDAHQPKNMFDASLSDLKQAHKENSSFKENHGSHSIALKSNKRNVSSCRFSKVTSKSSSEQTYNQDSNLVSGKMKKIMGSKSTIEGQFKNNTSSSVCSESVSHKEVCLLEEDISFQPASKEPKIQNKSRWTRMTHQPSHPIEKNNNVEEDIIRYKRKGKCLVADPVVSDVKTKRLNLSTTSYGVARKSSLNHQIEFSPQISVTSSFSKIDSWACPKGPRGKRKRANAPRVLGIDDKENNVYSTRSLEGRNAVRKSRLLPVSAGDAIKFENLHDMRPLLLAHVEILSNKSVVQSSSEISASVGPSEGIKISNANHTCNEHRKKACEKNLPKSSLLKELIRLGVPKSTSEMMSKDLRHRRDMTNVRVLFSQHLDDNVLKQQQKILARLNISTASSSMEATHFIADKFTRTKNMLEAMALGNLVLTHSWLESCGQANFLIDEKNYILRDMKKEKEIGFSMPVSLARARQKPLLKGKRVYITPHIKPNKEVVASLVTAVHGQLVDENQIFADKNDNILDDLLILSCEEDFAICRHFLKRGAAVYSSELVLNGIIIQKLELESCHS, encoded by the exons ATGGCAAACACTCAACCTTCATCTGCACCTTCTG GAGATGAAGTTAATGATACAAATGGAAATGAGAACTATCATGAAACTGAGCTTTTTGAGGACACCTTAGTGATTGATGATAAATTCACCGAAACTGGGTTGGAAATTCTCGATCTGAATAATACTGAGATTGTAGAGGATTCAGAGCCTGTAGAGGATATGATAACTGGTACAGCATGTGAGTATGAGACAGAAGTGGTGCTTGATAGCGAGGACGAAGAAATGAATAATACAGGCAAATTGACAGTTGGTGAAAGATTTCTTCAGGCTAAAAGTAGTCCAGCGGTGAACAATTCTTCGGTGCTCTTCAAGAAGAGATTGCCTAAGCTACCGTGTGAGCAAGATAACTCAAAATCAAATGCCACAACTTGTGGGAAAACTGGTACTG GTGACAAAGGAGCTTCAAATGATGCTGAGAGCTTTGATGACAACAACCATCAATATCCACCTGCTATGTCATATGATGCTCACTCACCAACCGTAGCTGCACTAGGTTTCGTGGATCAGTACTTGTCATCAATAGATGTGGATCTATTTCAAGGATTTCAAAATGGAAAGATTGCTATGGAGAAGTCACCTCAAGTCTCGAGTGCGAGAGGATCGATTAGTCTGGCTAAGAAAGTTAAAGCTCAAACGCAAAATGAAGATAAAGACCCATTCAAATGGGCTGACaaggatcaaaatttaaaagaagCTGGTATTTTCTGTAAAAAACTTGAAGCATCTTTCAATTTTGGAAGCCATGGACTGACGTATAAGAGAAGAAAACAGCAAAAAGGTAGTCGTCTTCAGAACCAAGGAAAATGTAGTGCAAGTAATGGATGTGATGAGAACCAAGGAAACTATAGTGATGAGAATTTAGTCCAAGAACCAACAATGGCAATTGACAATAATAACTCTCTCAAAGAGTTGTATGTTGAGTCGCGTGCCGCAAGAGACGATGTTGATATTTATTCTAGTGTAGCAGGTACAGAAGACATGTCTGATATTGGCTTAGACACTCAAATAGCTGCTGAAGCTATGGGTGCTTTAGCCAATCTGTCCCCTGTCGGCTTTCATTTCAGTGATGCTCACCAACCAAAGAACATGTTTGATGCATCTTTGAGTGATTTAAAACAAGCTCATAAGGAAAATTCTTCATTTAAAGAGAATCATGGTTCACATTCTATTGCACTAAAATCCAACAAGCGAAATGTATCTTCCTGTAGGTTCAGCAAAGTAACTTCTAAGTCCTCTAGCGAGCAAACTTACAATCAAGACTCAAATCTTGTCTCagggaaaatgaaaaaaataatgggAAGTAAGTCAACTATTGAAGGGCAGTTCAAAAATAATACCAGTTCATCAGTATGCAGTGAAAGTGTATCACATAAAGAGGTTTGCTTACTAGAAGAGGATATAAGTTTTCAACCTGCTTCCAAAGAGCCCAAAATCCAGAATAAGAGCAGATGGACAAGAATGACACATCAACCAAGCCATCCTATAGAGAAGAACAATAATGTTGAAGAGGATATAATTAGATATAAGAGGAAGGGAAAGTGTTTAGTGGCAGATCCAGTGGTGTCAGACGTTAAGACTAAACGTCTTAATTTATCTACTACCTCATATGGAGTGGCTAGGAAGAGCAGTTTGAACCACCAGATTGAATTTAGTCCGCAGATATCAGTTACAAGCAGTTTTTCAAAGATTGATTCTTGGGCTTGTCCAAAAGGACCAAGAGGTAAAAGAAAGCGAGCTAATGCCCCAAGAGTTTTGGGTATTGATGATAAAGAAAACAATGTCTATTCCACTAGAAGTTTAGAGGGCCGAAATGCTGTGCGTAAATCTCGTCTTCTCCCAGTTTCAGCTGGTGATgctataaaatttgaaaacctGCATGATATGCGTCCCTTGTTGCTGGCACATGTTGAAATATTATCAAACAAGAGTGTTGTACAATCGAGTTCAGAAATTTCCGCTTCAGTTGGTCCAAGTGAAggcataaaaatttcaaatgctAACCACACATGCAATGAGCACCGCAAAAAAGCATGTGAGAAAAACCTGCCAAAGTCTTCACTTTTGAAGGAACTTATCAGATTAGGTGTTCCCAAATCCACATCAGAAATGATGAGTAAAGATTTGAGACATCGAAGAGATATGACAAATGTTCGAGTTCTGTTTAGTCAACATTTGGATGACAATGTCCTCAAGCAGCAACAGAAG ATCTTGGCGCGTCTTAATATATCTACTGCATCAAGCTCAATGGAAGCCACTCATTTCATAGCAGACAAGTTTACACGTACAAAGAATATGCTGGAAGCAATGGCTCTTGGTAACTTAGTATTGACACACTCATGGCTTGAGAGTTGTGGACAAGCCAACTTTTTGATTGatgagaaaaattatattttgagggatatgaaaaaggaaaaggaaatagGCTTTAGCATGCCAGTTTCTCTTGCTCGAGCAAGACAAAAGCCACTCCTGAAG GGTAAACGAGTCTACATAACACCACACATCAAACCTAATAAGGAAGTGGTTGCAAGCTTGGTTACCGCTGTTCATGGTCAG CTAGTGGATGAAAATCAGATATTTGCAGACAAGAATGATAATATCTTAGATGATCTATTGATTCTTTCTTGTGAAGAAGACTTTGCAATATGCCGCCATTTCCTTAAGAGAG GAGCTGCTGTTTACAGTTCGGAGCTTGTTCTGAATGGAATTATTATCCAGAAATTGGAACTCGAGAG TTGCCACTCTTGA
- the LOC25499581 gene encoding zerumbone synthase encodes MLRICLRKNLPCSRPLFAESFNRLLSTQTGRKLQDKVALITGGASGIGKAAATKFINNGAIVIIADIQQQLGQETAKELGPNATFITCDVTKESDISDAVDFSVSEYKQLDIMYNNAGIPCKTPPSIVNLDLELFDKVMEINVRGVMAGIKHATRVMIPRGTGSILCTASVTGVIGGMAQHTYSVSKFAVIGIVKSLASELSGHGIRVNCISPFAIPTPFVMNEMDQIYPHLDSQRLVEIVRNVGVLKGANCEPNDIANAALYLASDDARYISGHNLVVDGGFTSFKNLEFPAPDQAQ; translated from the exons ATGTTAAGAATTTGTTTGAG aaaaaatcTTCCATGTTCAAGGCCTTTGTTTGCTGAGAGCTTCAACAGATTATTGTCTACTCAGACTGGAAG GAAGCTACAAGACAAGGTAGCACTGATAACTGGGGGAGCTAGTGGAATAGGAAAAGCTGCAGCaacaaaattcatcaataatggAGCCATAGTAATTATTGCTGATATCCAACAACAACTTGGCCAAGAAACTGCAAAAGAACTAGGACCTAATGCTACCTTCATAACTTGCGACGTCACAAAAGAATCAGACATATCAGACGCAGTTGATTTTTCCGTTTCTGAATACAAACAACTCGATATCATGTATAACAATGCAGGAATACCCTGTAAAACTCCACCAAGCATTGTTAACCTCGATCTAGAATTGTTTGACAAAGTCATGGAAATTAATGTCCGCGGCGTTATGGCTGGCATCAAGCATGCAACACGTGTAATGATCCCTCGTGGGACTGGATCCATTCTATGCACTGCCAGTGTCACTGGAGTGATTGGAGGGATGGCACAGCATACATACTCGGTATCAAAGTTTGCGGTTATAGGCATTGTAAAATCTCTGGCTTCAGAGCTATCCGGGCATGGAATCAGAGTCAATTGTATATCGCCTTTTGCCATTCCTACTCCTTTTGTCATGAACGAAATGGATCAGATATATCCGCATCTTGATTCACAGCGACTTGTAGAAATTGTTCGTAATGTTGGTGTCCTGAAAGGAGCGAATTGTGAACCGAATGATATTGCTAATGCGGCGCTTTACCTTGCATCTGATGATGCTAGGTATATCAGCGGGCATAATTTGGTTGTGGATGGAGGTTTCACATCTTTTAAGAATTTGGAGTTTCCTGCACCAGATCAAGCGCAGTAG
- the LOC25499582 gene encoding uncharacterized protein, whose amino-acid sequence MSSLKLNLVHPMFLCPRSIIISFTPSSSSSSVNNLTFTHHQNASSSSSSSSPKFVHTTRTHSHSRSFPEPDDYQVQDLRVPPHWLLPTNASQESEWLRVTLHKWLDDEYCPEETNVEISRVAAKSYYNSLIRKQADLADILLNMARELETISYKESFHGAYTSANAAVNLIAQRIEQLCHPN is encoded by the exons ATGTCAAGCTTGAAATTGAATTTAGTTCACCCCATGTTTCTTTGTCCCCGCAGCATCATCATCTCATTCACACcatcttcctcctcctcctccgtTAACAACTTAACATTCACTCACCACCAAAacgcttcttcttcttcttcttcttcttcaccaaaaTTTGTTCACACTACTCGTACCCATTCACATTCTCGTTCATTCCCAGAACCCGATGACTACCAAGTTCAAGACCTTCGTGTTCCCCCTCATTGGTTACTCCCAACCAATGCTTCCCAG GAATCAGAGTGGCTTAGGGTTACTTTACATAAATGGTTGGATGATGAATACTGTCCTGAGGAAACAAATGTGGAGATAAGCAGAGTTGCTGCAAAATCCTACTATAATTCTTTGATACGGAAACAAGCTGATTTAGCTGACATTTTGTTGAATATGGCACGTGAATTGGAAACCATTTCTTATAAGGAAAGTTTTCATGGGGCATACACATCTGCAAATGCGGCTGTAAACCTAATTGCGCAGCGGATTGAACAATTATGCCACCCAAATTAA
- the LOC25499583 gene encoding probable indole-3-pyruvate monooxygenase YUCCA10: protein MEKENERVIVVGAGPSGLSVAASLRNQSIPYIILERENCFASLWKKYSYDRLHLHLKKQFCELPHKPFPPSFPSYIPKDKFLQYLEDYVSHFKINPLYHRTVENAEYDEGSEKWKVKAKNKESGEVEEYEGRFLVVASGETSDPFVPEIDGLKSFTGKVIHSTGFKNGKEFKDEHVLVVGSGNSGMEIALDLVNHGAKTSIVVRSKVHILSRGMVNLGLFLMKYLSMEMVDSVMVMLSKMVYGDVTNYGVGRPSEGPFYMKVKYGKYPIIDVGTFHKIKSRELKVLPAEIECVSGKNVLFKNGQLHSFDSIIFCTGFKRSTHKWLKGDDYLLNDDGIPKPSYPIHWKGKNGLYCAGLSRRGFYGAAADAKNVANDVRSIMQNL from the exons atgGAGAAAGAGAATGAAAGAGTGATAGTTGTTGGAGCAGGCCCTTCTGGTCTATCAGTAGCAGCAAGCTTAAGAAACCAATCCATTCCTTATATAATCCTcgaaagagaaaattgttttGCTTCACTatggaaaaaatattcatatgatCGTCTTCATCTTCAcctcaaaaaacaattttgtgaGCTTCCTCACAAACCATTTCCACCTTCTTTTCCATCATACATTCCTAAAGATAAGTTTTTACAATACTTAGAGGACTATGTTTCACACTTCAAAATCAATCCTCTGTATCACAGAACAGTTGAGAATGCAGAGTATGATGAAGGTTCTGAGAAATGGAAGGTGAAGGCTAAGAATAAGGAATCTGGTGAGGTTGAGGAATATGAAGGAAGGTTTTTGGTTGTAGCTAGTGGTGAAACTAGTGACCCTTTTGTACCTGAAATTGATGGGTTGAAGAGTTTTACTGGGAAAGTGATTCATTCAACTGGGTTTAAGAATGGGAAAGAGTTTAAAGATGAACATGTTCTTGTTGTTGGGTCTGGGAATTCTGGTATGGAAATTGCATTGGATCTTGTTAACCATGGTGCAAAAACTTCCATTGTTGTTCGAAGCAag GTTCACATTTTGTCAAGGGGCATGGTGAATTTGGGGTTGTTTCTGATGAAGTATTTGTCAATGGAGATGGTGGATTCAGTGATGGTGATGCTTAGTAAAATGGTTTACGGGGATGTCACGAATTATGGGGTTGGTAGGCCTAGTGAGGGTCCCTTTTATATGAAGGTCAAGTACGGCAAGTATCCTATTATTGACGTTGGAACCTTTCACAAAATTAAATCTCGAGAGTTAAAG GTTTTACCAGCGGAAATAGAATGCGTAAGTGGGAAGAATGTCCTCTTCAAAAATGGCCAATTACACTCTTTTGACTCTATTATTTTCTGCACCGGCTTCAAGAGATCAACCCACAAGTGGCTTAAG GGGGATGATTACCTTTTGAATGATGATGGTATTCCCAAGCCAAGTTACCCCATTCATTGGAAGGGAAAGAATGGTTTATATTGTGCTGGACTATCAAGGAGAGGTTTCTATGGAGCTGCTGCAGATGCAAAAAATGTAGCAAATGATGTGAGATCCATCATGCAAAATCTATGA
- the LOC25499585 gene encoding probable indole-3-pyruvate monooxygenase YUCCA10 has translation MHEAPVIIIGAGTSGLATAACLTKQSIPFIILERENCFASLWQNYTYDRVHLHLRKQLCELPHFPFPPSYPHYVPKKQFIEYLGNYVNNFNINPIYNRAVELAEYVDDDEKKWRVKAENKSSGEVEEYSARFLVVASGETAEPRVPVVEGLENFKGKVIHSTRYKNGKEFKDEHVLVVGSGNSGMEIALDLANFGAKPSIIVRSPVHILSRDMMYYGGVLLNYLSPSTVEKLVVIASRIVYGDLSKYGIPFPSEGPFTMKMKYGKFPVIDVGTVKKIKSGEIQVLPAEIESISGNQVLFRDGKSYPFDSIIFCTGFKRSTQKWLKGGDLLNEDGFPKPGLPYHWKGKNGFYCVGLTRRGFYGAKMDAQNVANDIAMLVPQHERN, from the exons ATGCATGAAGCACCGGTGATAATAATCGGAGCTGGAACATCCGGCCTAGCCACAGCAGCTTGCTTAACAAAACAATCCATACCTTTCATCATTCTCGAAAGAGAAAACTGTTTTGCTTCTCTATGGCAAAATTACACCTATGATCGTGTTCATCTTCATCTAAGAAAACAACTTTGTGAGTTACCACACTTTCCTTTTCCACCTTCTTATCCTCACTATGTACCCAAAAAACAGTTCATAGAATATTTAGGTAACTATGtcaacaacttcaacatcaACCCTATATACAACAGAGCTGTTGAGTTAGCAGagtatgttgatgatgatgagaagaaATGGAGGGTTAAAGCTGAGAATAAGAGTTCTGGTGAAGTTGAGGAGTATTCTGCAAGGTTCTTGGTTGTTGCTAGTGGTGAAACAGCTGAACCTCGTGTACCTGTGGTTGAAGGGTTGGAGAATTTCAAAGGGAAAGTAATTCATTCAACTAGGTACAAAAATGGAAAAGAGTTTAAAGATGAACATGTTCTTGTTGTTGGTTCTGGTAATTCTGGTATGGAGATTGCTTTAGATTTGGCTAATTTTGGTGCTAAACCTTCAATCATTGTTAGAAGCCCG GTTCATATTCTTTCTAGGGATATGATGTATTATGGTGGGGTTTTGTTGAACTATCTGTCACCAAGCACAGTGGAGAAACTAGTGGTGATAGCAAGCAGGATTGTGTATGGAGATCTGAGCAAATATGGTATACCTTTTCCTAGTGAAGGCCCATTCACCATGAAGATGAAGTATGGCAAGTTTCCTGTAATTGACGTTGGAACTGTCAAGAAAATCAAATCCGGGGAGATTCAG GTGTTGCCAGCAGAAATAGAGAGCATAAGTGGTAACCAAGTGTTGTTCCGTGATGGAAAATCCTACCCGTTTGACTCCATTATTTTCTGCACTGGTTTCAAGAGATCAACTCAAAAATGGCTTAAG GGTGGTGATCTTTTGAATGAGGATGGTTTTCCAAAGCCTGGTTTACCATACCACTGGAAGGGTAAGAATGGTTTTTACTGTGTTGGATTGACAAGGAGGGGATTTTATGGAGCTAAGATGGACGCTCAAAATGTAGCAAATGATATTGCTATGTTAGTTCCTCAACATGAAAGAAACTAG